The following proteins come from a genomic window of Larimichthys crocea isolate SSNF chromosome III, L_crocea_2.0, whole genome shotgun sequence:
- the LOC104921672 gene encoding hypermethylated in cancer 2 protein: protein MELPNHAKQLLLQLNQQRAKGFLCDVIIVVENALFRAHKNILAASSIYFKSLVLHDNLINLDTEMVNPSVFRQVLDFIYTGKLLSSSDQSSEQNFSALLTAASYLQLHDLAALCRKKLKRSGGKPLPGKPSTPGPHSRLRLNNQRLSSSTPAGPNNHYPPTPSDADQPQPDEGLRDKLSDDEMFVGSSARNGNGGNGSSNGNLSSGGSAGEPDLGLDLSKKSPPSAGTAIDALSPHSNSQESPQSASVSTTNSASLDDSSTTLPGVDTCGSETMELNSSSKVLEETQNQPDGPPPQKKSRQGARKNEWPKREASGLKSEDHDRPLVNGVIVGPKDGRSSGVGGGSGSSFTSDQCKDEEEGGENGQDHSDESGQSDGESAGGGGRGGTGGGHSANYVYRQEGFEPAFGDNLYVCIPCGKGFPSSEQLNAHVETHTEDELYIKEEGGTFVKEEDEEEAEDLSAPVGPSTFGSETRPFKCTVCSKSYKDPATLRQHEKSHWLTRPFPCNICGKMFTQRGTMTRHMRSHLGLKPFACEECGMRFTRQYRLTEHMRVHSGEKPYECQLCGGKFTQQRNLISHLRMHTSPS, encoded by the coding sequence ATGGAACTGCCAAATCATGCCAAACAACTGCTGCTGCAACTCAACCAGCAGAGAGCCAAAGGCTTCCTGTGTGATGTTATCATCGTGGTGGAGAATGCGCTCTTCCGTGCCCACAAGAACATCCTGGCCGCAAGCAGCATCTACTTCAAATCTTTGGTCCTCCACGATAACCTCATTAACCTCGACACAGAGATGGTTAACCCCTCTGTATTCAGACAAGTTCTGGACTTCATCTATACTGGGAAGCTCCTGTCCTCGTCGGACCAGAGCAGTGAGCAGAACTTTAGTGCCCTCTTAACCGCAGCCAGCTACCTCCAGCTCCATGACCTTGCTGCTCTGTGCAGAAAGAAGCTGAAGCGCAGTGGTGGGAAACCCCTGCCAGGTAAACCCTCCACTCCAGGTCCCCATAGCCGCTTACGCCTCAACAACCAGCGCCTTTCCTCTTCTACCCCTGCTGGCCCCAACAACCACTATCCTCCGACCCCTTCTGATGCCGACCAACCACAGCCAGATGAAGGCCTTCGGGACAAGCTCTCAGATGACGAAATGTTTGTTGGCAGCTCTGCAAGGAATGGGAATGGGGGGAATGGCAGCAGTAACGGTAACCTCAGCAGTGGAGGAAGTGCTGGAGAACCAGACCTTGGATTGGACCTGTCCAAGAAGAGCCCCCCCTCTGCAGGCACAGCCATTGATGCCCTCAGCCCACACAGCAACTCCCAAGAATCCCCTCAATCTGCCTCAGTATCCACAACCAACAGTGCCTCACTGGATGATTCCTCTACCACATTACCAGGTGTAGACACCTGTGGCTCAGAGACCATGGAGCTTAACTCCTCCTCTAAAGTCTTGGAGGAAACCCAAAACCAGCCTGATGGACCCCCACCCCAGAAGAAATCCCGTCAGGGTGCTCGCAAGAACGAATGGCCTAAGAGAGAGGCGTCAGGGTTGAAGTCTGAAGATCATGACAGGCCCCTGGTTAATGGGGTGATTGTAGGTCCTAAAGATGGTCGTTCCTCTGGGGTTGGAGGGGGCAGTGGTAGCAGCTTTACCTCTGATCAGTGTAAAGatgaggaagaaggaggagaaaatggcCAGGACCACAGTGATGAGAGTGGGCAAAGTGACGGAGAGagtgcaggaggtggaggtagaggaggaacaggaggggGACACAGTGCTAACTACGTGTACCGACAGGAGGGTTTTGAGCCAGCATTCGGAGACAACCTCTATGTGTGCATTCCCTGTGGTAAGGGCTTCCCCAGTTCTGAGCAGCTCAATGCGCACGTGGagacacacactgaggatgAGCTGTACAtcaaagaggagggagggacctttgtgaaagaggaagatgaggaggaggcagaggaccTCTCCGCTCCCGTGGGTCCCTCCACCTTTGGCTCTGAAACACGTCCCTTCAAGTGTACAGTCTGCAGTAAGAGTTACAAAGACCCGGCAACGCTGAGACAACATGAAAAGAGCCATTGGCTGACCAGGCCTTTCCCCTGCAACATCTGTGGCAAGATGTTCACCCAGAGGGGCACCATGACACGCCACATGCGTAGCCACCTTGGCCTCAAGCCGTTTGCATGTGAAGAGTGTGGCATGCGCTTCACACGCCAGTACCGTCTGACAGAGCACATGCGTGTCCACTCTGGGGAGAAGCCGTATGAATGCCAGCTATGCGGGGGGAAGTTTACCCAGCAGCGTAACCTCATCAGTCACCTGAGAATGCACACCTCACCCTCTTAG